In Hevea brasiliensis isolate MT/VB/25A 57/8 chromosome 13, ASM3005281v1, whole genome shotgun sequence, a single genomic region encodes these proteins:
- the LOC110654318 gene encoding pentatricopeptide repeat-containing protein At1g18900, with translation MLRAKQLSNLSSNARSFFLNGSRSSAADGSSCTCSEDENCIPRKQQTRSSVLPVKKPSAVVPKTSASVQTSVLGDAGKLLGRHKVDSIEHPTLSQDVSAPSSSGRSVCVSYANCIDTVEKDVAHPSPPISDQFVKAGIATISFLSDLVTYKIPISDGSGINSPKNCMVDPTRPHSTLKSSNVKPIRRENFSKVYPKPSSEAVVQSDISNYNSFKDKGENSSFIAGSKPVSSTTAGSSVKNHSIASGSCDKRRNIPQRPKGQSNRFMTNFNAHVQAPDAKIGERFCEDYRTLSRDAKMTAVMVPSTRQFASSGRIVENVCQILKQLRWGPAAEKALGNLNFSMDAYQANQVLKQLQDHTVALGFFYWLKQQPGFKHDGHTYTTMVGILGRAKQFGAINKLLDQMVKDGCQPNVVTYNRLIHSYGRANYLNEAVGVFNQMQKAGCEPDRVTYCTLIDIHAKAGFLDFAMEMYQRMQVAGLSPDTFTYSVIINCLGKAGHLAAAHKLFCEMVEQGCVPNLVTYNIMVALQAKARNYRSALKLYRDMQNAGFEPDKVTYSIVMEVLGHCGHLHEAEAVFFEMKRKNWVPDEPVYGLLVDLWGKAGNVEKAWEWYQTMLHTGLRPNVPTCNSLLSAFLRVHRLADAYNLLQSMLNLGLNPSLQTYTLLLSCCTEAHSPHDMGIYCELMAVTGHPAHLFLLSLPSAGPDGQNVRDHVSKFLDLIHSEDRESKRGLIDAVVDFLHKSGLKEEAGSVWEAASQKNVYPDAVKEKSSCYWLINLHVMSDGTAVTALSRTLAWFRRQMLVSGICPSRIDIVTGWGRRSRVTGSSLVRQAVQELLHIFSFPFVNENGNSGCFVGCGEPLSRWLLQSYVERMHLL, from the coding sequence ATGTTACGAGCAAAGCAGCTTAGTAACCTTTCCAGTAATGCAAGGTCATTTTTTCTTAATGGATCACGGTCTAGTGCAGCAGATGGTAGTTCATGCACTTGCTCTGAAGATGAAAACTGTATTCCAAGAAAGCAGCAAACAAGAAGCAGTGTTCTACCTGTAAAGAAGCCATCCGCCGTAGTACCCAAAACTTCAGCAAGTGTGCAAACCTCTGTTTTGGGAGATGCTGGAAAATTGTTGGGTCGTCATAAAGTTGATAGTATTGAGCATCCAACTTTGTCCCAAGATGTGTCTGCTCCTAGCTCTTCTGGGAGATCAGTTTGTGTTAGCTATGCCAACTGCATTGATACAGTTGAGAAAGATGTTGCACACCCTTCACCTCCAATTTCAGACCAGTTTGTGAAAGCAGGTATTGCAACAATTAGTTTTCTATCTGATTTGGTAACCTACAAAATTCCTATATCTGATGGAAGTGGAATTAACTCACCTAAAAACTGCATGGTTGACCCCACCAGGCCACATTCCACTCTAAAATCTTCAAATGTGAAACCCATCAGGAGAGAGAACTTTTCTAAAGTTTATCCAAAACCATCTTCAGAGGCAGTAGTCCAGTCTGATATTAGTAACTATAACAGTTTTAAGGATAAAGGTGAAAATTCAAGTTTTATCGCAGGTTCCAAACCTGTTTCAAGTACTACTGCTGGTAGTTCAGTGAAAAATCATAGCATAGCTTCAGGTTCATGTGATAAAAGGAGGAATATACCTCAGAGACCGAAAGGTCAATCAAATCGGTTCATGACAAATTTTAATGCCCATGTACAGGCTCCAGATGCAAAGATTGGGGAGCGCTTCTGTGAAGATTACAGAACACTCTCAAGGGATGCTAAAATGACAGCTGTAATGGTGCCAAGTACCAGACAGTTTGCAAGCAGCGGACGCATTGTGGAAAATGTTTGTCAGATACTGAAACAACTGAGGTGGGGTCCTGCAGCAGAGAAGGCTCTTGGAAATCTTAATTTTTCAATGGATGCATATCAAGCAAACCAAGTTCTAAAGCAGCTTCAAGATCACACAGTTGCTCTTGGCTTTTTTTATTGGTTAAAACAGCAACCTGGGTTCAAGCATGATGGCCATACTTACACAACCATGGTTGGCATCCTTGGTCGTGCAAAGCAGTTTGGTGCAATTAATAAATTGCTTGATCAGATGGTCAAGGATGGATGCCAACCTAATGTTGTAACTTATAATCGTCTTATTCACAGTTATGGTCGTGCAAACTACCTGAATGAAGCAGTTGGTGTATTTAACCAAATGCAGAAGGCAGGGTGTGAACCTGATCGTGTTACATACTGCACACTCATTGATATTCATGCTAAAGCTGGGTTTCTTGATTTTGCCATGGAGATGTACCAAAGGATGCAAGTCGCTGGCCTTTCACCGGACACATTCACTTACAGCGTTATAATAAACTGCCTTGGAAAGGCTGGCCATTTAGCTGCTGCCCACAAGCTATTCTGTGAGATGGTGGAACAAGGATGTGTTCCAAATTTAGTCACCTACAATATCATGGTTGCTTTGCAAGCCAAGGCAAGGAATTACCGGAGTGCATTGAAGCTTTACCGTGACATGCAGAATGCTGGATTTGAACCTGACAAAGTAACTTATAGTATAGTTATGGAGGTTCTTGGACATTGTGGTCATCTTCATGAAGCAGAAGCAGTTTTTTTTGAGATGAAAAGAAAGAATTGGGTGCCTGATGAGCCTGTCTATGGCCTTCTGGTAGACTTGTGGGGAAAGGCTGGGAATGTTGAAAAGGCTTGGGAATGGTATCAGACCATGCTCCATACTGGCTTACGCCCAAATGTGCCCACTTGCAATTCCCTTCTGAGTGCATTCTTACGTGTGCACAGGCTTGCAGATGCTTATAACTTGCTGCAGAGCATGTTGAATTTGGGTTTAAACCCTTCTTTGCAGACTTATACATTGCTTCTAAGTTGTTGTACAGAGGCACACTCACCACACGACATGGGAATTTATTGTGAACTCATGGCAGTCACGGGCCATCCTGCACATTTGTTCCTGTTATCTTTGCCATCAGCTGGACCTGATGGTCAAAATGTGCGTGATCATGTGAGCAAGTTCTTGGATCTGATACATAGTGAAGATAGAGAGAGCAAAAGGGGACTCATCGATGCGGTGGTTGATTTCCTTCACAAGTCAGGGCTCAAGGAGGAGGCTGGCTCAGTTTGGGAGGCTGCTTCACAGAAGAATGTATATCCTGATGCTGTCAAAGAGAAGAGTTCTTGCTATTGGCTTATTAACTTGCATGTTATGTCTGATGGTACTGCTGTGACAGCATTGTCTAGGACACTTGCTTGGTTTCGTCGTCAGATGCTAGTCTCAGGGATTTGTCCCAGTCGTATTGATATAGTGACTGGATGGGGCCGGAGAAGCAGGGTGACAGGATCTTCTTTAGTGCGGCAGGCTGTGCAAGAATTGCTGCATATTTTCAGCTTTCCCTTTGTCAATGAAAATGGCAATTCTGGGTGTTTCGTTGGGTGTGGGGAGCCTCTTAGCAGGTGGTTGCTCCAATCTTATGTAGAGCGGATGCATTTACTATAA